The Syntrophales bacterium genomic sequence TTGGGGAAGGAATTTCCATCCCCGGGAGGCCTGCGATTAGAAAAAGATCTTGTCCGGGTTCATTAATCCCTTGGGATCGATCAATGCCTTGATTTTTTTCATTAGTTGATAGCTTCCGCCGTGCTCCAGCTCCATGAATTTGCGCTTGCCGATGCCGACGCCGTGTTCGCCGGTGCAGGTGCCGCCCAGCTCAACGGCGCGTCCGACTATTTTGTCGTTGATGCCTTCGAGCAGCGACCACTCCCGGACGTCTTGCGGGTTGCCCATCAGGACGACGTGCAGGTTTCCGTCACCCGCGTGGCCGAAAACATAACCGACAGCGTTACATTCATTCACGAGGCGCTGGGCGAAGCTGATCATTTCCGGGTAACGGGAGATGGGAACGGCGGCATCCAGAACAATAGATTCCTTTCCCTTATGGGTTTGGTGGATCGTTTCCCACGCCTCATGCCGGGCGCGCCAGAGATTATCCCGCTCCTTTTCCTCGACGCCGAAGACAAAGCTGGAACTGCCGCAGCCCTCCGCCAATTCCTCTGCCAAAGTGGCAGTTTCCAGCAGCGCCGGTTTGCTTACCCCGTGAAATCCACAGAAGAGGCTGGGCGTCTCCCGCAGTTTCAGCCCCTTTGCCCCGTTCATCAGACGGATTAATGCGGAGGGGAGCAGCTCCAGTGCGGCAGGTTCCAGCCCGGCGCCGATCATCAGGGAAACTGCCTTGGCGGCGCTTTCCAGATCGTCAAACGTGATGACCGTTGTCAAATGGTGCGAGGGGGCGCCGGTCAGTTTCAGCGTCGCCTCCGTTACGGCGCCGAGCGTGCCCTCCGAGCCGACAAA encodes the following:
- a CDS encoding FAD-binding oxidoreductase produces the protein MGPDRFSTGISNRELHIHDISSHVGALPAGIIWPVSTEEVSGILAWTYRQEILVTPWGAGTSTEGNPVHTRGGLVMDFTRMNKILAIRPEDLQADVQPGVLRKELNRQTGQYGLFFPVDPGADASIGGMIANNASGVQTIKYGATKDAVMKLTVVLPAGEVIHTGCLVGKSSSGYDLTRLFVGSEGTLGAVTEATLKLTGAPSHHLTTVITFDDLESAAKAVSLMIGAGLEPAALELLPSALIRLMNGAKGLKLRETPSLFCGFHGVSKPALLETATLAEELAEGCGSSSFVFGVEEKERDNLWRARHEAWETIHQTHKGKESIVLDAAVPISRYPEMISFAQRLVNECNAVGYVFGHAGDGNLHVVLMGNPQDVREWSLLEGINDKIVGRAVELGGTCTGEHGVGIGKRKFMELEHGGSYQLMKKIKALIDPKGLMNPDKIFF